One segment of Desulfosudis oleivorans Hxd3 DNA contains the following:
- a CDS encoding WYL domain-containing protein codes for MSFDGFDFGPENLGLFLGMAEEMAEEANERRRIIREEDRPDDPFEDEEDVVPSSRDGQKPLRPFEQYVDDICCGRRSLWGEEENAAHIPPRTRQGATEHQAERRSASAPVQMLQSELVSSRFLHVMGQILQQYQGHRIRTVSFSAKGYPRRGELPVMGVYIRKSGTVIFNLLRHFENAAQMALVIDSGFSIHGLIWHSMLRTLLHEIHHSLNLPYGGEETEEVQSTEELLAGQWCETEIHRLVHILDLEPTRLDDEPFFRTCFYELMLRESKAGNGDWVGKQRRLVDAGLIYWDEKSHAAIETMAMLYDNSANQGQQARGDAQEALVKADLRIQDRIDWELKKEQAVKEACETGAILKIDYRANDQRLVSCLIRPVSIFYKDSVTCVEALSESRQKQQTFRLDRIEALTFVA; via the coding sequence ATGAGCTTTGATGGTTTTGATTTCGGCCCGGAAAATCTGGGTCTTTTTCTGGGTATGGCCGAAGAAATGGCTGAAGAAGCAAACGAACGCCGCCGGATCATAAGAGAGGAGGATCGGCCTGATGATCCGTTTGAAGATGAAGAAGACGTTGTTCCATCAAGCAGGGATGGACAAAAACCCTTAAGGCCCTTCGAACAGTATGTCGACGACATCTGTTGCGGGCGGAGAAGCCTGTGGGGTGAGGAGGAGAACGCCGCACATATACCGCCACGGACTCGACAAGGGGCCACGGAACACCAGGCGGAGCGGCGCTCAGCGAGCGCCCCCGTGCAGATGCTGCAATCCGAACTTGTTTCCAGCCGTTTTCTGCATGTAATGGGCCAGATACTGCAACAATATCAAGGCCATCGAATTCGCACCGTCTCCTTTAGCGCCAAAGGTTATCCGCGCCGGGGAGAATTGCCGGTGATGGGCGTTTATATTCGTAAAAGCGGCACCGTTATTTTCAACCTGCTGCGCCATTTTGAAAACGCGGCCCAGATGGCCCTTGTGATTGATTCGGGCTTTTCCATCCACGGCCTGATATGGCACTCCATGCTTCGGACCCTGCTGCATGAGATTCACCACAGCCTGAACCTGCCCTACGGCGGTGAAGAGACCGAGGAGGTCCAATCCACTGAGGAGTTACTGGCCGGCCAGTGGTGCGAAACGGAAATCCACAGGCTGGTGCATATACTGGACCTGGAGCCAACACGCCTGGATGATGAGCCTTTCTTCCGTACCTGCTTTTACGAGTTGATGCTTCGTGAATCAAAAGCGGGCAATGGGGACTGGGTGGGCAAGCAGAGGAGGCTGGTGGATGCCGGCCTGATCTACTGGGATGAAAAAAGCCATGCGGCGATTGAAACCATGGCCATGTTGTATGACAATTCAGCTAACCAGGGACAGCAGGCACGGGGCGACGCGCAAGAGGCCCTGGTAAAAGCCGACCTTCGAATTCAGGATCGAATAGACTGGGAATTAAAAAAAGAGCAGGCAGTAAAAGAGGCATGCGAAACCGGGGCGATTCTGAAAATTGACTACCGCGCAAACGATCAACGCCTGGTAAGCTGCCTCATCCGCCCTGTTTCCATTTTTTACAAGGATAGTGTGACCTGTGTGGAAGCACTCTCCGAATCCCGGCAAAAACAACAGACGTTCCGGCTGGATCGTATTGAGGCTTTAACGTTTGTCGCCTGA
- the rplQ gene encoding 50S ribosomal protein L17, translated as MRHRKSGVKLGRTGSHRNAMFRNMVTSLLKHEKIQTTDAKAKELRRWADHVITLAKRGDLHARRQVMAIVREKNVVHKLFAEAAERFGSREGGYTRLTKIGARPGDAAPVTLIELVSLTETTEKKKKKPAKTAAKPAPTPSAPAVEKEAAADTPAPAAEESAPAKAAEPEAEAAAPEAEAAPEEPEVPAADTPVEDDGASEEAPPKTE; from the coding sequence ATGAGACATCGTAAGAGTGGTGTAAAACTTGGCAGAACCGGCAGTCACAGGAACGCGATGTTCCGCAACATGGTGACCTCTCTGCTGAAGCACGAAAAAATACAGACCACGGATGCCAAGGCCAAGGAGTTGCGGCGGTGGGCGGACCATGTGATCACCCTTGCCAAGCGCGGTGACCTGCACGCCCGGCGCCAGGTCATGGCCATTGTTCGGGAAAAAAACGTGGTGCACAAGCTGTTTGCCGAGGCGGCTGAGCGGTTTGGTTCACGGGAAGGCGGGTATACCCGGCTGACCAAGATCGGCGCCCGCCCCGGCGACGCGGCCCCGGTCACATTGATTGAACTGGTGTCGCTGACCGAGACGACGGAGAAAAAGAAGAAGAAACCGGCCAAAACGGCGGCAAAACCGGCCCCGACCCCGTCAGCGCCCGCTGTTGAGAAAGAGGCGGCAGCGGATACGCCCGCCCCTGCGGCTGAGGAATCGGCGCCGGCGAAGGCTGCCGAACCGGAAGCCGAGGCGGCTGCTCCTGAAGCAGAGGCCGCACCGGAGGAACCTGAAGTGCCGGCGGCGGATACGCCCGTTGAAGACGATGGGGCTTCAGAAGAGGCTCCGCCGAAAACCGAGTAG
- the secY gene encoding preprotein translocase subunit SecY, whose protein sequence is MFARGYQNIFKIPELKRRILFTLSMLAVYRIGVMIPTPGIDREALARIFEAHKGGMLGMFNMFSGGALEQLSVFALGIMPYISAAIILELLTVAVPYLEQLKKEGEQGRKKLTQYTRYGTVVLSIIQGFLMAVGIEKMGAVIDPGWSFRLMTVITLTAGTAFIMWLGEQITEKGIGNGISLIIFAGIVARLPAAIINTSRMISTGDMGIFGVLILLVFMVAVVGVIIFMEQGQRRIPIQYAKRVVGRRMYGGQSTHLPLKINTSGVIPPIFASSIMMFPATMAGFVDVPFVQDMSAVLMPGHWIYNVFFVALIFFFCYFYTAVTFKPDDVAENMKKQGGYIPGIRPGKRTADYIDRVLTRITLGGATYVAAVCVLPTILISQFNVPFYFGGTALLIVVGVAIDTTAQMESHMIQRSYEGFLKKGIRGRR, encoded by the coding sequence ATGTTTGCACGCGGTTATCAGAACATATTCAAGATTCCGGAGCTCAAGCGACGGATCCTGTTCACCCTGTCCATGCTTGCGGTTTACCGTATCGGTGTCATGATTCCCACGCCGGGAATCGACAGGGAGGCCCTGGCCCGCATTTTCGAGGCCCACAAGGGCGGCATGCTGGGTATGTTCAACATGTTTTCCGGCGGCGCCCTGGAGCAGCTCTCGGTCTTTGCCCTGGGCATCATGCCCTACATCAGCGCGGCCATTATTCTGGAACTGCTCACCGTGGCCGTTCCTTACCTGGAGCAGCTGAAGAAAGAGGGCGAGCAGGGCCGGAAGAAGCTCACCCAGTACACCCGGTACGGTACCGTGGTGCTGAGTATCATTCAGGGTTTTCTCATGGCCGTGGGCATTGAGAAGATGGGCGCGGTGATTGATCCGGGCTGGTCTTTTCGCCTGATGACCGTCATCACCCTGACCGCGGGCACCGCCTTTATCATGTGGCTGGGCGAACAGATCACGGAAAAGGGGATCGGCAACGGGATTTCGCTGATCATCTTTGCCGGCATCGTGGCCCGTCTGCCGGCGGCTATTATTAATACTTCCCGCATGATCTCCACCGGAGACATGGGCATCTTCGGGGTTCTCATCCTTCTGGTGTTCATGGTGGCGGTGGTGGGCGTCATTATTTTCATGGAGCAGGGCCAGCGCCGGATTCCGATCCAGTACGCCAAGCGGGTGGTGGGACGGAGAATGTATGGGGGCCAGAGTACCCACCTGCCCCTGAAGATCAACACGTCTGGCGTTATTCCGCCTATTTTTGCGTCGTCGATCATGATGTTCCCGGCCACCATGGCAGGATTTGTTGATGTGCCGTTTGTTCAGGACATGTCTGCGGTGCTGATGCCGGGTCACTGGATTTACAATGTTTTTTTCGTGGCCCTGATTTTTTTCTTCTGTTATTTTTACACGGCGGTCACCTTTAAACCGGATGACGTCGCGGAAAATATGAAAAAACAGGGCGGCTACATTCCAGGCATTCGGCCGGGAAAACGGACCGCCGATTATATCGACCGGGTGCTGACCCGGATCACCCTGGGCGGTGCCACCTATGTAGCGGCAGTGTGCGTGCTGCCCACCATATTGATTTCGCAGTTCAACGTGCCGTTCTATTTCGGCGGCACGGCGTTGCTGATTGTTGTCGGCGTGGCCATCGACACCACGGCCCAGATGGAGTCCCACATGATCCAGCGCAGTTACGAAGGTTTTCTGAAAAAGGGCATTCGGGGACGCCGGTAG
- a CDS encoding TIGR02710 family CRISPR-associated CARF protein, with protein MNKPNSDGAAGAMIVSVGGTPAPVIESIRHFRPVFVSFFASQETLDKVMEIKGAIKAAGLELQSEVTLAENVNDLLHCHKKAEEAVARVIGRGHSRDSVIVDYTGGTKNMSVALSLAAITHGFSFSYVGGTRRTRGNVGTVENGAEKVFQSVNPWDFLAVEERKKIALLFNRHQFKAAGQLCADLAEKNVNRRLVYKKIGLMIEGFHEWDLLRHKTAVRRFEKCEIDELLDDENKGVQAFAKAAKALLPFLADAAGCGEKPCPAYILDLFANAERRFDEGKTDDAVLRLYRIVEMAGQQRLMDTNGIDTSNAAPEKLPAGLKSIYEEKYMDPESKTIKISMAAGYSLLKEMGDDLGLQFYDQKDSFLKIQDSRNHSFLAHGFRSAREAAYMSLRDFIVSLNIFQVSDVPRFPVVVF; from the coding sequence ATGAACAAACCGAACAGCGACGGGGCCGCAGGGGCCATGATCGTTTCCGTGGGCGGCACGCCCGCGCCGGTGATCGAGTCCATCCGCCACTTTCGGCCGGTATTTGTCTCCTTTTTCGCCTCTCAAGAGACCCTGGACAAGGTAATGGAGATTAAAGGCGCGATAAAGGCCGCCGGCCTTGAGTTGCAAAGCGAGGTCACCCTGGCTGAAAACGTCAACGACCTGCTGCACTGCCACAAAAAGGCCGAGGAGGCCGTGGCCCGCGTCATCGGCCGGGGCCACAGCCGGGACAGCGTCATTGTGGATTACACCGGCGGCACCAAGAACATGTCGGTTGCCCTGTCGCTTGCGGCCATCACCCACGGGTTTTCTTTCTCCTATGTGGGCGGAACCCGCCGCACCAGGGGGAACGTGGGCACCGTGGAAAACGGGGCCGAAAAGGTGTTTCAAAGCGTCAACCCCTGGGATTTTCTGGCCGTGGAGGAACGAAAGAAAATCGCATTGCTGTTTAACCGCCACCAGTTCAAGGCGGCCGGCCAGCTTTGCGCGGACCTGGCTGAAAAAAACGTCAACCGGAGACTTGTGTACAAGAAAATCGGGCTGATGATCGAAGGCTTTCATGAATGGGATTTGCTGCGTCACAAAACCGCTGTTCGGCGTTTTGAAAAATGCGAAATAGACGAGCTGCTGGATGATGAGAATAAAGGCGTCCAGGCGTTCGCCAAAGCCGCAAAGGCACTGCTGCCGTTCCTTGCGGATGCCGCCGGATGCGGAGAAAAACCATGCCCGGCATACATCCTGGACCTGTTTGCCAATGCCGAACGCCGGTTTGACGAAGGCAAAACCGATGACGCCGTGCTCCGCCTTTATCGCATCGTGGAAATGGCGGGCCAGCAGCGGCTGATGGACACAAACGGCATCGACACGTCAAACGCGGCGCCGGAAAAACTGCCGGCCGGCCTGAAATCCATTTATGAAGAAAAGTACATGGATCCGGAAAGCAAAACCATCAAGATTTCCATGGCAGCCGGGTATAGCCTGCTAAAAGAGATGGGCGACGACCTGGGTCTTCAGTTTTATGACCAAAAGGACTCGTTTCTAAAAATACAGGATTCCCGGAACCACTCGTTTCTGGCCCACGGATTCCGGTCGGCCAGGGAAGCGGCGTACATGTCCCTGCGGGATTTTATTGTGTCGTTAAACATCTTTCAGGTCTCGGACGTGCCCCGGTTTCCGGTCGTTGTTTTTTGA
- the rpsM gene encoding 30S ribosomal protein S13, translating into MARIAGVDLPKRKRVEIGLTYIYGIGRSTSRQILNKLSIDYDTKVDQLTETEINAIRNAVTNEHKVEGELRTEVSMNIKRLMDLGCYRGLRHRKSLPCHGQRTSTNARTRKGPKRTAVKKKGAAKKK; encoded by the coding sequence TTGGCAAGAATTGCGGGTGTAGATTTACCAAAGCGAAAACGGGTCGAGATAGGGCTTACCTATATATATGGCATCGGCCGTTCCACGTCACGTCAGATACTCAATAAGTTGAGCATCGACTATGACACCAAGGTGGACCAGCTCACCGAGACTGAAATCAACGCGATCAGAAACGCCGTCACCAACGAGCACAAGGTGGAGGGCGAACTGCGCACCGAGGTTTCCATGAACATCAAGCGGCTCATGGACCTGGGGTGCTATCGGGGCCTTCGCCATCGAAAATCGCTTCCGTGCCACGGCCAGCGCACCAGCACCAATGCCCGTACGCGAAAAGGGCCCAAGCGGACGGCCGTGAAGAAAAAGGGTGCAGCAAAGAAAAAGTAA
- a CDS encoding NERD domain-containing protein, producing the protein MPRRVSPPVNELDSLPHPLTSGERRVFDFFNARLAPEWEIYVQPHLNGLRPDFVLLHPRIGVAVFEVKDWSLNDAAYQVQKREDGTPVLMVNDHGEWRAIEQANPVEKILHYKQEIFDLYCPRLDQRAGRAVMTAGLIFPSTGDRRVREFFEPWLRRHREIVQYPGRHPVTGMEAIDGGRIDQVFPEHNRGLSKIMNETLARDLRSWLVEPDFALAQREPLDMDKNQNNLVTSRTDTGYRRIKGPAGSGKSLVLAARAVELANEGKDVLVVNYTITLPHYLRDLAARCHRNGEGRGSITWLNFHAWCKRVCIQAGFKKEYDNLFAEIRSAERREPDKKNNGLKEIMDHRIPDLVDRIISRNLGHPDTIYDAVLLDEAQDFQLKWWNLLRKVCRQGGEKLLVADATQDIYGTARVWTEEAMHGAGFRGDWVRLATSYRLPPKAVQYAREFASRFLDPDLIDLPEKAQGELDIYPCNLKWVQTDSARAEAACLREILAMAPAADPELLAMTDITFLAPSQKSGMAVVAHLKGQYNIACVDTFDDDSQACRRKKMGFFMGDARVKATTLHSFKGWESRAMVVLINTADNHRALALVYTGLTRLKRHVRGSFLTVVSCAPELREYGASWPDFLEQ; encoded by the coding sequence ATGCCGCGACGTGTTTCACCGCCGGTCAACGAACTCGACAGCCTGCCTCACCCACTGACTTCGGGCGAACGGCGGGTGTTTGATTTTTTTAACGCCCGGCTTGCGCCCGAATGGGAAATCTACGTTCAACCCCACTTAAACGGATTGCGGCCCGACTTTGTGCTGCTGCATCCCCGGATCGGGGTCGCCGTGTTCGAGGTAAAAGACTGGAGCCTGAATGACGCGGCCTACCAGGTCCAAAAACGGGAGGACGGCACGCCCGTGCTGATGGTAAACGACCATGGAGAGTGGCGCGCCATTGAACAGGCAAACCCGGTTGAAAAAATTCTTCACTACAAGCAGGAAATCTTTGACCTCTACTGTCCCCGCCTGGACCAGCGGGCCGGACGGGCCGTGATGACCGCCGGCCTGATCTTTCCTTCCACCGGCGATCGGCGGGTGCGGGAGTTTTTCGAACCGTGGCTGCGCCGCCACCGCGAGATCGTGCAATACCCCGGCCGCCATCCGGTGACGGGCATGGAGGCCATTGACGGCGGCCGGATTGACCAGGTTTTTCCCGAGCACAACCGGGGTCTCTCAAAAATCATGAATGAAACCCTGGCCAGGGACTTAAGGAGCTGGCTGGTTGAACCCGACTTTGCCCTTGCGCAACGGGAGCCGCTGGATATGGACAAAAACCAGAACAACCTTGTCACGTCGCGGACCGATACCGGATACCGCCGCATCAAGGGCCCGGCTGGGTCGGGCAAGTCCCTGGTGCTGGCGGCCCGGGCAGTGGAACTGGCCAACGAGGGCAAGGACGTGCTGGTGGTCAACTACACCATCACCCTGCCGCACTACCTTCGGGACCTGGCGGCCCGCTGTCACCGAAACGGCGAGGGCCGGGGGAGCATCACGTGGCTGAATTTTCACGCCTGGTGCAAGCGGGTGTGTATACAGGCCGGCTTCAAAAAGGAGTACGACAACCTTTTTGCCGAGATCCGTTCGGCAGAACGGAGAGAGCCGGACAAAAAGAACAACGGGTTGAAAGAAATCATGGATCATCGTATCCCCGACCTTGTGGACCGGATCATCAGCCGAAACCTGGGCCATCCGGACACGATCTACGACGCGGTTTTACTGGATGAGGCCCAGGACTTTCAACTGAAATGGTGGAACCTGTTAAGAAAGGTGTGTCGCCAGGGCGGTGAAAAGCTGCTGGTGGCGGACGCCACCCAGGACATATACGGAACGGCCCGTGTATGGACCGAGGAGGCCATGCACGGCGCCGGTTTCAGAGGCGACTGGGTGCGGCTTGCAACCAGTTACCGTCTGCCGCCCAAGGCCGTGCAATACGCCCGGGAATTTGCCAGCCGGTTTCTGGACCCCGACCTGATCGACCTGCCTGAAAAAGCCCAGGGCGAACTGGACATCTACCCCTGCAACCTGAAATGGGTTCAAACAGACAGCGCCCGGGCCGAAGCGGCGTGCCTGCGGGAAATTCTGGCCATGGCCCCGGCCGCGGATCCGGAGCTGCTGGCCATGACGGATATCACTTTTCTGGCCCCCAGCCAGAAATCGGGTATGGCGGTGGTCGCGCACCTGAAGGGCCAATACAATATAGCGTGCGTGGATACGTTTGACGACGACAGCCAGGCGTGCCGGAGAAAAAAGATGGGGTTTTTCATGGGCGACGCGCGCGTCAAGGCCACCACCCTGCACAGCTTCAAGGGGTGGGAATCGCGGGCCATGGTGGTGCTGATCAACACCGCGGACAACCACCGGGCACTGGCCCTGGTCTACACGGGGTTGACCCGCCTGAAGCGGCATGTGCGCGGCAGTTTTTTGACGGTGGTGTCGTGCGCGCCGGAGCTGCGTGAATACGGTGCCTCCTGGCCGGACTTCCTGGAACAGTAA
- the rpsK gene encoding 30S ribosomal protein S11, translated as MAKRVQTKKKVRKNIASGVVHIQSTFNNTIVTVTDVAGNVISWSSAGGRGFKGSRKSTPFAAQMASEDAVKKAMAQGLQTVEVYVKGPGPGRESALRALQAAGLTVTMIRDVTPIPHNGCRPPKRRRV; from the coding sequence ATGGCGAAACGAGTCCAGACCAAGAAAAAGGTAAGAAAGAATATTGCAAGCGGGGTGGTCCATATTCAGTCCACCTTTAACAATACCATCGTGACCGTTACCGATGTGGCCGGTAACGTGATCTCCTGGTCGTCGGCCGGGGGCCGCGGATTCAAGGGGTCGCGCAAGAGCACGCCCTTTGCCGCCCAGATGGCGTCCGAGGACGCGGTGAAGAAGGCCATGGCCCAGGGCTTGCAGACGGTTGAAGTCTATGTCAAGGGACCGGGGCCGGGCCGGGAATCGGCGCTACGCGCCCTTCAGGCCGCCGGGCTTACCGTGACCATGATTCGGGACGTAACCCCCATTCCTCACAACGGCTGCCGGCCTCCCAAGCGGCGCCGGGTGTAA
- the rpsD gene encoding 30S ribosomal protein S4: protein MGRYRESVCRLCRRENLKLFLKGDRCFSDKCAFDRRGYPPGEHGQLRPKFSGYGIQLREKQKVKRMYGLSEGQFRRVFAEADRRKGITGSTLLVLLESRLDNAVYRLGFVNSRTQGRQLIRHNHFLVNGKNVDIPSYVLSPGDVIEVREKSRNMQVIDESLAAVERRGVPQWLSLEKENKRGVVKNLPVREDITIPIQEQLIVELYSK, encoded by the coding sequence TTGGGACGATACAGAGAATCGGTGTGCAGGCTTTGCCGACGTGAAAATCTGAAGCTGTTTCTGAAAGGGGACCGTTGCTTTTCCGACAAGTGCGCCTTTGATCGGCGGGGATATCCGCCGGGAGAGCACGGCCAGTTGCGTCCAAAATTCTCCGGTTACGGCATACAGCTTCGTGAAAAACAGAAGGTAAAGCGCATGTACGGCCTGTCCGAAGGCCAGTTCCGCAGAGTATTCGCGGAAGCGGACCGCCGGAAAGGCATCACCGGCAGCACCCTTCTGGTACTGCTGGAATCCCGGCTCGACAATGCGGTCTATCGTCTCGGTTTTGTAAATTCCCGTACCCAGGGCCGCCAGCTGATACGGCACAACCACTTTCTGGTCAACGGCAAGAATGTGGACATTCCATCCTATGTACTTTCGCCCGGGGACGTGATCGAGGTCAGAGAAAAAAGTCGCAACATGCAGGTGATTGATGAGTCCCTTGCGGCGGTGGAACGGCGGGGCGTTCCCCAGTGGCTCTCCCTGGAAAAGGAGAACAAACGCGGTGTTGTAAAGAATCTGCCTGTTCGTGAGGATATCACCATCCCCATTCAGGAACAGCTTATTGTTGAGCTTTACTCCAAGTAA
- a CDS encoding GGDEF domain-containing protein, whose translation MNDEISLYQRLRENEETAKKFYEVEKKILSILRFKDLFDALLAEIKGQFNLPYVWLSIIENSEAHHLIESIDDMDPELKASINIIDRSAFFALIGQQTEPILANDGLKPFFKLLPADRHYLVKSMAIAPIMMDGEIVGSLNQGDAAQDRFEPGMDTSLLEQLATKVSLCLSNVAAHEKLKFLAYHDPLTGLLNRRVMETALARETARAGRYNLPLSVVFLDLDYFKKVNDTHGHETGDALLKHLADQLVHQCRGTDIVARFAGDEFVIILPETDADHATALMHRIQEHLAASPLVCGETPIPVVITFGVASTMDPDPPKDDPAALLKKADERLYEKKAARQNKEGRA comes from the coding sequence ATGAATGACGAGATATCCCTCTATCAGCGGTTGAGGGAAAATGAGGAGACCGCGAAAAAATTCTACGAGGTGGAAAAAAAGATCCTTTCCATTCTGCGGTTCAAGGACCTTTTCGACGCCCTGCTGGCCGAGATCAAGGGCCAGTTCAACCTTCCCTACGTCTGGCTTTCCATCATTGAAAACAGCGAGGCCCATCACCTGATTGAGTCGATCGACGACATGGACCCCGAGCTCAAGGCCAGCATCAACATCATCGACAGAAGCGCCTTTTTTGCGTTGATCGGCCAGCAGACCGAACCAATCCTGGCCAATGACGGGCTGAAGCCCTTTTTCAAGCTGCTGCCCGCGGACCGGCACTACCTGGTCAAGTCCATGGCCATTGCCCCTATCATGATGGACGGTGAGATCGTGGGCAGCCTCAACCAGGGGGACGCGGCCCAGGACCGGTTTGAGCCGGGCATGGACACCTCCCTGCTGGAACAGCTGGCCACGAAGGTGTCACTCTGCCTCTCCAACGTGGCGGCCCATGAAAAGCTCAAGTTTCTGGCCTACCATGACCCCCTCACCGGCCTGCTCAACCGCCGGGTGATGGAGACGGCCCTGGCCCGGGAGACGGCCCGGGCCGGCCGTTACAACCTGCCCCTGTCCGTTGTCTTTCTGGACCTGGACTACTTCAAGAAGGTCAACGACACCCACGGCCATGAAACCGGGGACGCCCTGCTCAAGCACCTGGCCGACCAGTTGGTGCATCAATGCCGGGGCACCGACATCGTGGCCCGGTTTGCCGGAGATGAGTTTGTGATCATTCTGCCGGAAACAGACGCCGACCATGCCACGGCCCTGATGCACCGCATTCAGGAGCACCTGGCCGCATCCCCGCTGGTGTGCGGCGAGACCCCGATTCCCGTTGTCATCACCTTTGGCGTGGCCTCCACCATGGATCCCGATCCTCCGAAAGATGACCCGGCCGCGCTCCTGAAAAAGGCTGATGAACGGCTCTACGAGAAAAAGGCGGCCCGCCAAAACAAAGAGGGCCGCGCTTAA
- the rpmJ gene encoding 50S ribosomal protein L36, whose protein sequence is MKVRASVKKICRNCKVVRRKGVIRVICVNKRHNQRQG, encoded by the coding sequence ATGAAGGTACGAGCGTCGGTCAAGAAAATATGCCGCAACTGCAAGGTTGTCAGGCGTAAAGGCGTTATCCGGGTGATTTGTGTCAACAAACGGCATAACCAACGTCAGGGATAA
- the infA gene encoding translation initiation factor IF-1 — protein sequence MAKEEAIKVEGTVLETLPNAMFKVELANKHQVLAHISGKMRMHFIKILPGDKVTVELSPYDLTRGRITYREK from the coding sequence ATGGCAAAAGAAGAGGCAATAAAAGTTGAGGGCACGGTTTTAGAAACACTGCCCAACGCGATGTTTAAGGTGGAGCTGGCAAACAAGCACCAGGTGCTGGCCCATATTTCCGGCAAAATGCGGATGCATTTTATCAAGATTCTGCCGGGAGATAAGGTGACGGTTGAGCTTTCTCCCTATGATCTGACCCGCGGGCGGATCACCTACAGGGAAAAGTAG
- a CDS encoding DNA-directed RNA polymerase subunit alpha, which yields MENELMYMNWQEMIQPDKIQVEAATPFYGKFICEPLGRGFGITIGNALRRIIISSLHGAAITSVKIDNVMHEYSTVEGVLEDVSEIILNLKEVRLKTSTAAAKTIRIDAAGPGVVTAGDIASPDGRVEILNPESHIATLSEGATLKMEMTVKVGRGYALAEANKDEETPVNTIPIDAMFSPIRRVNYVVGNSRVKQKTDFDKLTLEVWTDGSVLPEDAVAFAAKIMKEQMNVFINFDESAEPEHAGRKDDSGGKVFNENLYRSVNELELSVRSSNCLKNAEIDKLYQLVQKTESEMLKTKNFGRKSLNEIKELLAEMGLSLGMDLEGFVPPAEDNKEGE from the coding sequence ATGGAAAATGAATTGATGTATATGAACTGGCAGGAAATGATTCAGCCGGACAAGATTCAGGTTGAGGCTGCCACCCCTTTTTATGGAAAGTTTATCTGCGAGCCGTTGGGCCGGGGATTTGGCATTACCATCGGCAACGCGTTGCGGCGCATCATCATCTCCTCGCTGCACGGCGCCGCGATTACGTCCGTGAAGATCGACAATGTGATGCATGAATACTCCACGGTTGAAGGTGTACTGGAGGATGTGTCCGAGATCATACTGAACCTCAAAGAGGTGCGGCTGAAGACCAGCACGGCGGCGGCCAAGACCATTCGTATCGACGCCGCGGGACCCGGGGTGGTGACCGCCGGTGACATCGCCAGCCCCGACGGGCGGGTGGAAATCCTGAACCCGGAGTCTCACATCGCCACCCTTTCCGAAGGCGCCACCCTGAAGATGGAGATGACGGTAAAGGTGGGCCGGGGATACGCGCTGGCCGAGGCCAACAAGGATGAGGAGACGCCGGTCAACACCATTCCCATTGATGCCATGTTCTCCCCGATTCGCCGGGTCAATTACGTGGTGGGCAACTCCCGGGTCAAGCAGAAGACCGATTTTGACAAGCTGACCCTGGAAGTGTGGACCGACGGCAGCGTGCTGCCCGAGGACGCGGTGGCCTTTGCCGCCAAGATCATGAAAGAGCAGATGAATGTTTTCATCAATTTTGATGAAAGCGCCGAGCCCGAGCATGCCGGCCGGAAAGACGACAGCGGCGGCAAGGTGTTCAACGAAAACCTGTACCGCAGCGTCAACGAGCTCGAACTTTCCGTCCGCAGCTCCAACTGCCTGAAGAACGCCGAAATCGACAAGCTTTATCAACTGGTCCAGAAGACCGAGTCGGAGATGCTGAAGACCAAAAACTTCGGCAGAAAGTCATTGAACGAAATCAAGGAACTGCTGGCCGAGATGGGCCTTTCCCTTGGCATGGACCTGGAAGGGTTTGTGCCGCCGGCGGAAGACAATAAGGAAGGGGAGTAG